A region from the Triticum aestivum cultivar Chinese Spring chromosome 3D, IWGSC CS RefSeq v2.1, whole genome shotgun sequence genome encodes:
- the LOC123079573 gene encoding trans-cinnamate 4-monooxygenase, with the protein MDFVFVEKLLVGLLAAVVGAIVVSKIRGRKLRLPPGPFPVPIFGNWLQVGDDLNHRNLAAMARKFGEVFLLRMGQRNLVVVSSPPLAREVLHTQGVEFGSRTRNVVFDIFTGEGQDMVFTVYGDHWRKMRRIMTVPFFTNKVVQQYRPGWEAEAAFVVDNVRADPRAATDGVVLRRHLQLMMYNNMYRIMFDRRFESMDDPLFLRLRALNGERSRLAQSFEYNYGDFIPILRPFLRGYLRLCKEVKETRLKLFKDYFLDERKKLVSTKAMDNNGGLKCAIDHILEAEQKGEINEDNVLYIIENINVAAIETTLWSIEWGLAELVNHPEIQQKLRDEMDAVLGVGHQITEPDTHRLPYLQAVIKETLRLRMAIPLLVPHMNLHDAKLAGYNIPAESKILVNAWFLANNPEQWKRPDEFRPERFLEEEKHVEANGNDFRYLPFGVGRRSCPGIILALPILGITIGRLVQNFVLSPPPGQDKLDTTEKGGQFSLHILKHSTIVAKPRVF; encoded by the exons ATGGACTTCGTCTTCGTGGAGAagctcctcgtgggcctcctggcgGCCGTGGTGGGCGCCATCGTGGTGTCCAAGATCCGGGGCCGCAAGCTGAGGCTGCCGCCGGGCCCCTTCCCGGTCCCCATCTTCGGCAACTGGCTGCAGGTCGGCGACGACCTGAACCACCGCAACCTGGCGGCGATGGCGCGCAAGTTCGGCGAGGTCTTCCTCCTCCGCATGGGCCAGCGCAACCTGGTGGTGGTCTCCTCGCCGCCGCTGGCGCGCGAGGTGCTCCACACGCAGGGCGTGGAGTTCGGGTCCCGCACCCGCAACGTGGTGTTCGACATCTTCACCGGCGAGGGCCAGGACATGGTGTTCACCGTGTACGGCGACCACTGGCGAAAGATGCGGCGCATCATGACGGTGCCCTTCTTCACCAACAAGGTGGTGCAGCAGTACCGGCCCGGGTGGGAGGCCGAGGCGGCCTTCGTGGTGGACAACGTCCGCGCCGACCCCAGGGCCGCCACCGACGGCGTCGTGCTCCGCCGCCACCTGCAGCTCATGATGTACAACAACATGTACCGCATCATGTTCGACCGGCGGTTCGAGAGCATGGACGACCCGCTGTTCCTCCGCCTCCGGGCGCTCAACGGCGAGCGCAGCCGCCTCGCGCAGAGCTTCGAGTACAACTACGGCGACTTCATCCCCATCCTCCGCCCCTTCCTCCGCGGCTACCTCCGGCTCTGCAAGGAGGTCAAGGAGACCCGCCTCAAGCTCTTCAAGGATTACTTCCTGGACGAGAGGAA gAAGCTGGTGAGCACCAAGGCCATGGACAACAACGGTGGGCTCAAGTGCGCCATTGATCACATCCTGGAGGCTGAGCAGAAGGGGGAGATCAACGAGGACAACGTCCTCTACATCATCGAGAACATCAACGTCGCCG CGATCGAGACGACGCTGTGGTCGATCGAGTGGGGGCTGGCGGAGCTGGTGAACCACCCGGAGATCCAGCAGAAGCTGCGGGACGAGATGGACGCGGTGCTGGGCGTCGGGCACCAGATCACGGAGCCGGACACGCACAGGCTCCCCTACCTGCAGGCGGTGATCAAGGAGACGCTCCGGCTGCGCATGGCCATCCCGCTGCTGGTGCCCCACATGAACCTCCACGACGCCAAGCTCGCCGGCTACAACATCCCCGCCGAGAGCAAGATCCTCGTCAACGCCTGGTTCCTCGCCAACAACCCCGAGCAGTGGAAGCGGCCCGACGAGTTCCGCCCCGAGAGGTTCCTCGAGGAGGAGAAGCACGTGGAGGCCAACGGCAACGACTTCAGGTACCTGCCCTTCGGCGTCGGCCGTCGGAGCTGCCCCGGCATCATCCTCGCGCTCCCCATCCTCGGCATCACCATCGGCCGCCTCGTCCAGAACTTCGTGCTCTCGCCGCCGCCCGGCCAGGACAAGCTTGACACGACTGAGAAGGGCGGCCAGTTCAGCCTCCACATCCTCAAGCACTCCACCATCGTGGCCAAGCCCAGGGTGTTCTAG